A stretch of the Marinobacter sp. JH2 genome encodes the following:
- a CDS encoding AraC family transcriptional regulator, translating into MGVSVSNTQDLGMPAIYLHTLAELLHTIGVDERDLIQRVGLDPTRLKSTDLRVSEAQAAEFVTRAIVESGEPGLGILLARELELPLHGALGTAIMSSRTLEEALELMTRYLTLRVPHLKVQKHMTGTSVWYAVNCETQLGSILNFILDAVLFGCISMGTQLLGTTLPGLRIMRRGPEPSHFNRFRRMIGVPVEFGATEDALVVPVSHLSQSTRFANQHLAETSREQCEQALQELGEVAGVASKVRRVIEASHPFPPKLARAASTLFVSERTLKRRLQEEGASFQSLVDEVRLERAQDLLENTSMNLTQIADALGYADAANFTRAFKRWTGNSPSQYRIANSNLAKRA; encoded by the coding sequence ATGGGCGTCTCAGTTTCTAACACACAGGATCTGGGCATGCCGGCCATCTATCTACACACTCTGGCCGAGCTGCTCCACACTATTGGAGTGGATGAAAGGGACTTGATTCAACGCGTCGGACTGGACCCAACGCGGCTGAAATCCACCGACCTCAGAGTCAGCGAAGCTCAGGCTGCGGAATTCGTTACCCGAGCCATTGTTGAAAGCGGCGAACCAGGGCTGGGCATCTTGTTGGCACGAGAACTCGAACTGCCGTTACACGGCGCTTTAGGTACGGCAATCATGAGCAGCCGCACGCTTGAAGAAGCCCTCGAGCTAATGACTCGCTATCTAACGCTTCGGGTGCCCCATCTAAAAGTTCAAAAGCACATGACCGGGACCAGCGTCTGGTATGCCGTGAATTGCGAAACTCAACTTGGCTCGATTCTCAATTTTATTCTGGATGCCGTGTTGTTCGGCTGCATATCTATGGGGACACAGCTCCTTGGCACCACGTTGCCGGGCTTGAGAATCATGAGACGAGGGCCAGAACCGAGCCACTTTAATCGTTTCCGACGCATGATTGGCGTGCCCGTTGAGTTCGGTGCAACCGAAGACGCCCTGGTGGTGCCCGTCAGCCATCTCAGCCAATCAACCCGCTTCGCCAATCAACATCTAGCTGAAACATCCCGAGAGCAGTGCGAACAAGCATTGCAAGAGCTAGGAGAGGTCGCCGGGGTGGCCAGCAAAGTGCGTCGAGTAATCGAAGCCAGCCACCCGTTTCCGCCCAAACTGGCTCGGGCGGCCAGTACGCTTTTCGTCTCGGAGCGAACACTGAAACGGCGTTTACAAGAGGAAGGCGCCAGTTTTCAGAGTCTTGTGGACGAAGTGCGTCTGGAACGCGCTCAGGACTTGCTGGAGAACACCTCGATGAACCTGACCCAGATTGCCGATGCTCTGGGTTATGCCGATGCGGCCAACTTCACTCGGGCATTTAAGCGCTGGACAGGGAACAGCCCAAGCCAGTACAGAATCGCAAACTCGAATCTGGCGAAGCGGGCCTGA
- the queE gene encoding 7-carboxy-7-deazaguanine synthase, protein MYRVKEAFYTLQGEGAQAGRAAVFCRFSKCNLWNGRERDRVSAVCNFCDTDFVGTDGQNGGVFETAEALAAHIGALWPEGLGKPYVVCTGGEPLLQLDAELIAAFHDANFEVGVETNGTLPAPEGIDWLCVSPKADAEVVITECDELKLVYPQPLAMPERFTGLIQANHYFLSPMASPSIPEQAADPVKQSNTRKATDYCLANPQWRLTLQMHKIIGID, encoded by the coding sequence ATGTACCGGGTTAAAGAAGCGTTCTACACCTTACAAGGCGAAGGTGCCCAAGCAGGCCGCGCCGCGGTGTTTTGCCGGTTCAGTAAATGCAACCTGTGGAACGGGCGTGAGCGTGACCGCGTCAGCGCGGTGTGTAATTTTTGCGATACGGATTTTGTCGGAACCGATGGCCAGAATGGTGGCGTCTTCGAAACGGCTGAAGCACTGGCCGCGCATATTGGTGCACTCTGGCCTGAGGGGTTGGGAAAGCCATACGTTGTGTGCACCGGTGGTGAGCCGCTCTTGCAACTGGATGCAGAGTTGATTGCGGCATTTCATGACGCGAACTTTGAGGTAGGTGTCGAAACCAATGGCACCTTGCCTGCGCCCGAGGGGATTGACTGGTTGTGCGTCAGCCCCAAGGCAGATGCAGAGGTGGTGATTACTGAATGCGATGAGCTGAAACTGGTGTATCCGCAACCGCTAGCGATGCCGGAGCGGTTCACTGGGCTTATCCAGGCAAATCATTACTTTTTGTCGCCGATGGCCTCGCCTTCGATACCCGAACAGGCAGCAGATCCAGTCAAACAGAGTAATACCCGCAAAGCGACGGATTATTGCCTGGCCAACCCCCAATGGCGATTGACCTTGCAGATGCACAAAATCATCGGCATAGACTGA
- the queC gene encoding 7-cyano-7-deazaguanine synthase QueC produces the protein MTDTVVVIFSGGMDSFTLLHLARARGHKVHALSFNYGQRHVRELDAARAVCEAEGIPHKVIDIRAMSEVMSGSALTSDAEVPEGHYEEDSMKATVVPNRNMILLSLATGYAITVNAQAVWYGAHGGDHAIYPDCRPEFVEKMDAVCRVANYEPVAVKAPFMTLDKGEILAEGLKLGLDYGQTWTCYNGREKACGLCGSCVERLEAFATHGIDDPLMYERGI, from the coding sequence ATGACTGACACAGTTGTTGTTATTTTTTCCGGAGGCATGGACTCCTTTACTCTGCTTCATCTTGCCCGTGCCCGGGGCCACAAGGTGCATGCCCTGTCGTTCAACTATGGTCAGCGCCATGTGCGTGAACTGGACGCTGCTCGGGCCGTGTGTGAAGCCGAGGGGATTCCTCACAAGGTCATCGACATCCGGGCGATGAGCGAGGTGATGTCGGGGTCGGCTTTGACCTCGGATGCTGAAGTGCCCGAAGGGCACTACGAAGAGGACAGCATGAAAGCGACGGTTGTGCCCAATCGCAATATGATTCTGCTGTCACTGGCTACCGGTTATGCTATCACCGTGAATGCACAAGCCGTTTGGTACGGCGCTCACGGTGGCGATCACGCAATCTACCCAGATTGTCGCCCCGAGTTTGTCGAGAAAATGGATGCGGTATGCCGGGTGGCCAACTACGAACCGGTCGCCGTGAAAGCGCCGTTTATGACGTTGGATAAAGGCGAGATTCTGGCGGAAGGGTTGAAGCTAGGGCTCGATTACGGTCAAACCTGGACCTGTTACAACGGGCGCGAGAAGGCTTGCGGCTTGTGTGGTTCCTGCGTTGAGCGGCTGGAAGCATTCGCTACCCACGGCATTGACGACCCTTTGATGTATGAGCGTGGTATCTGA
- a CDS encoding response regulator, with product MSDLRVLVVEDEPLMRERLVGMLHKAGATEVKECGDAASARAAFDASEFNIVLLDLGLPDGNGHELMAAFKAERKEQHIVLVTADDSIESIQRAISAGANGYVVKPYSQEKIHDVVNNFAMVHGGDMSVIEGLNRHH from the coding sequence ATGAGTGATCTTAGAGTCTTGGTGGTTGAAGACGAACCGTTGATGCGCGAACGATTGGTCGGCATGTTGCATAAAGCGGGTGCGACAGAGGTTAAAGAGTGTGGAGATGCCGCGTCAGCACGTGCTGCGTTCGATGCGAGCGAATTTAATATTGTATTACTGGACCTGGGCTTGCCGGACGGTAACGGCCATGAGTTGATGGCCGCGTTTAAAGCGGAGCGAAAGGAGCAACACATTGTGTTGGTAACGGCTGACGACTCGATTGAGAGTATTCAAAGGGCGATCAGCGCGGGTGCAAACGGTTACGTTGTAAAACCGTATTCACAGGAAAAAATTCACGATGTGGTTAATAACTTTGCCATGGTGCATGGTGGCGATATGTCCGTTATTGAAGGACTGAACCGGCACCATTGA
- a CDS encoding 7TM diverse intracellular signaling domain-containing protein: MGLFLVVIALPSQTFAQSGCRDGVLSLGNGSEGIRDLNGCLAYLEDPGQSFSFEDVRNLPLGQFNRHYEGVLNFGYTESAYWTRLDVSTRELQGPADWMLELALPLVDDVRLYVVRDGRLVEERRAGYYDDWSERDLAVPNPTFQISFAPETTTTVYLRVTNINTFRLPITLWPREGYIAKVSFDEAVRGILLGAILAILAYNLFVAVSVRERSNIYYLLYLVSAVLFTATEQVHGVQLFDERPALLNKDYLHYHIIFTLFFGLLMARSLLETRHRSPDLDKVLVVCLYAVVATFVLALFMPYAVTMEWIVVASILMSSLLIVVSYLSWRYYNPAARAYFFAWAAALIGFGVYGLTVIGYLPLNTFTTYTPQFGLTAQVILFSFALADRIKQVQGEALAWNRKALANLQRYQSLFDNVIEGVFQMSPERRFVTANPAMAELLGYRSRHELLRANPDVLETFIEDGLLRRLVVEQLERAGTVKGVEAKYLTRSGDERWATISLHTVYDAEGMPMHLEGTCIDTTESHQRLQIEREREQERLEKELARNSAQAKSQFLANMSHEIRTPLAAIIGYGETLLDNELSESEKRRSAETVVRSGRHLLELVNDILDHSKIDANKLDVDVVPVSLPEMLDEIQAFFEPKANEKGLDFSIICDYPLPEKIQTDPTRFRQIIINLCGNSLKFTEKGSISLVVRCDRENEMLHARVVDTGIGMKPEQIDRLFDPFAQGSSAIARQYGGSGLGLSISLRLAELLGGNIRVDSRYGEGSEFEATISTGSLHDSHFLKDASEFIERRRAIPMVAAPTLSGRILCAEDNELNQRLVSLLVERTGAELVHVLNGAEALERATKEAFDLILMDIQMPVMNGRDATLALREAGVNTPIIALTANVMTEDIVEYRKAGCNGYLAKPIDKQQFYQSLAKYLGRNAGAMPTTFSGRVLVVEENDDNRRLVERMLKRIGADPILASNGEEAVRRALADTVHLVLMGRFLPGMDGVDATRLLRQTGFRRPIIAFTGGDQSETDALISAGCDGVLRKPTDYTHLQALLDRYLNRDAGDAVDEDIGYLSSRFLAGLADRQQRMNEAFASHDLPSLQLENHQIKGTAGAMGYPLMTEQAAVLEQHIRKELPDWQRIHAGLDKLNDMINRALAETDQGHADNTGSDV; encoded by the coding sequence ATGGGCCTGTTTTTGGTTGTTATTGCCCTACCTTCCCAAACCTTTGCACAGTCCGGGTGTCGTGATGGCGTGTTGTCGTTGGGGAATGGCAGCGAAGGTATTCGAGATCTTAACGGGTGTCTGGCCTATCTAGAGGACCCTGGCCAAAGCTTCAGCTTCGAAGACGTACGCAATCTGCCCCTTGGTCAATTCAATCGCCACTATGAAGGCGTGCTCAACTTTGGCTACACAGAATCGGCTTATTGGACTCGGCTGGATGTCAGTACTCGGGAGCTGCAAGGTCCTGCTGATTGGATGCTTGAGCTGGCTTTGCCGTTGGTGGACGATGTCCGTTTGTATGTTGTACGTGATGGTCGCTTGGTGGAGGAGCGCCGCGCCGGTTACTACGATGATTGGAGCGAGCGGGATTTGGCGGTTCCAAACCCGACGTTTCAGATTTCTTTCGCACCGGAGACGACAACGACGGTTTATCTTCGGGTAACCAACATCAACACGTTTCGATTGCCCATCACCCTGTGGCCTCGTGAGGGTTACATCGCCAAGGTGTCGTTTGATGAAGCCGTTCGAGGCATCCTGCTTGGCGCTATTCTGGCGATTCTTGCCTACAACTTGTTTGTTGCCGTCTCCGTGCGTGAGCGAAGCAATATTTACTACTTACTGTACCTGGTTTCCGCCGTGCTCTTTACAGCCACCGAACAAGTCCATGGGGTTCAGTTGTTCGATGAGCGCCCGGCACTGTTGAACAAAGATTACCTCCACTACCACATCATCTTTACGCTGTTTTTCGGGTTGCTGATGGCCCGTTCGCTCTTGGAAACCCGTCACCGATCGCCGGACCTCGATAAGGTGCTTGTAGTTTGCTTGTATGCGGTGGTGGCGACGTTTGTTTTAGCGTTGTTTATGCCATATGCGGTCACTATGGAGTGGATTGTGGTGGCATCCATTCTGATGAGTAGTCTTTTGATTGTTGTCAGTTATCTATCGTGGCGCTATTACAACCCCGCGGCTCGTGCGTACTTTTTTGCATGGGCAGCCGCTTTAATCGGATTTGGGGTTTATGGTCTGACGGTGATTGGCTACCTGCCGCTCAATACGTTCACAACTTACACGCCGCAATTTGGCCTTACGGCTCAGGTTATTCTGTTTTCGTTTGCCTTGGCTGATCGAATCAAACAGGTGCAGGGAGAGGCATTGGCGTGGAACAGGAAGGCTTTGGCCAACCTCCAGCGTTACCAGTCTTTATTCGATAATGTGATTGAAGGCGTCTTTCAGATGTCCCCAGAGCGGCGCTTCGTAACCGCGAACCCAGCGATGGCCGAATTGTTAGGTTACCGGAGTCGGCACGAACTGCTGCGTGCTAATCCCGATGTATTGGAAACCTTTATTGAGGATGGTTTGCTGAGACGCCTGGTTGTCGAACAGTTGGAGAGAGCTGGAACGGTGAAAGGCGTGGAAGCGAAATACCTGACCCGGAGTGGAGATGAGCGCTGGGCGACGATTTCGCTGCATACCGTTTATGACGCAGAAGGTATGCCGATGCATTTGGAAGGCACCTGCATTGATACCACTGAAAGTCATCAGCGACTGCAGATTGAGCGCGAGCGAGAGCAAGAGCGATTGGAAAAAGAACTGGCCCGGAACTCGGCGCAGGCAAAAAGTCAGTTCCTGGCCAACATGAGTCACGAGATCCGGACACCTTTGGCGGCGATTATTGGGTATGGGGAGACTCTGCTTGATAACGAGCTAAGCGAAAGCGAAAAACGCAGAAGCGCGGAAACCGTGGTACGAAGCGGTCGGCATTTGCTTGAGTTGGTAAACGATATATTGGACCACTCGAAAATTGATGCCAACAAACTCGATGTCGATGTGGTCCCGGTCAGTTTGCCGGAAATGCTGGATGAGATACAGGCATTTTTTGAGCCAAAAGCCAACGAAAAAGGCCTCGATTTCAGTATCATTTGTGACTACCCGCTGCCTGAAAAAATTCAGACGGACCCTACGCGTTTTCGACAAATAATTATTAATTTGTGCGGAAATTCGCTGAAATTTACGGAAAAAGGCTCGATTTCGTTGGTTGTTCGTTGCGATCGTGAGAACGAAATGTTGCACGCTCGTGTCGTTGATACCGGTATCGGTATGAAACCCGAGCAAATCGACCGGTTGTTTGATCCGTTTGCTCAAGGCAGCAGTGCGATTGCTCGGCAATATGGTGGCAGTGGCTTAGGCTTGAGCATTTCTCTTCGCTTGGCTGAATTGTTGGGCGGCAACATTCGGGTTGATAGCAGGTATGGCGAAGGCAGCGAATTTGAGGCAACGATCAGCACTGGCTCGCTGCATGACAGTCACTTTTTAAAGGATGCTTCAGAATTTATTGAACGACGCCGGGCGATACCGATGGTGGCCGCACCAACGTTGAGTGGTCGTATCCTGTGTGCTGAAGACAACGAACTGAATCAACGGCTGGTATCGCTTTTGGTGGAACGAACAGGAGCCGAGTTGGTGCATGTTCTCAACGGTGCAGAGGCGCTGGAACGGGCCACCAAAGAAGCGTTCGATCTAATTCTGATGGATATACAGATGCCGGTCATGAACGGTCGCGACGCGACGCTGGCTTTGCGGGAAGCGGGGGTAAACACTCCCATTATCGCGCTCACGGCCAATGTGATGACTGAAGACATCGTTGAATATCGAAAAGCCGGGTGTAACGGTTATCTGGCGAAGCCCATTGATAAACAGCAGTTCTATCAATCGTTGGCAAAGTATTTGGGGCGGAATGCAGGGGCCATGCCGACCACGTTTAGTGGACGGGTGTTGGTGGTGGAAGAGAACGATGATAACCGGCGCCTGGTTGAGCGCATGCTCAAGCGTATTGGTGCCGATCCTATTTTAGCGAGCAATGGCGAAGAGGCGGTGCGCAGGGCCTTGGCCGACACTGTGCACTTGGTGTTGATGGGTCGGTTTTTGCCTGGAATGGATGGTGTGGACGCCACCCGGTTGTTACGGCAAACCGGATTCCGGCGACCGATCATCGCGTTTACCGGGGGCGATCAATCGGAAACGGACGCACTGATCAGTGCAGGTTGTGATGGTGTTTTGCGCAAGCCCACTGATTACACGCACTTGCAGGCGCTGCTGGATCGTTACTTGAACAGAGATGCAGGCGATGCCGTTGACGAAGATATCGGCTATTTATCGTCGCGATTTCTGGCCGGGCTGGCTGACCGGCAACAGCGCATGAACGAGGCTTTCGCCAGCCACGACTTGCCCAGTCTTCAGCTAGAAAACCATCAGATTAAGGGCACAGCGGGCGCTATGGGCTATCCGCTGATGACTGAGCAGGCGGCGGTTTTAGAACAGCACATCCGCAAAGAACTCCCGGATTGGCAGCGTATTCACGCCGGGCTGGATAAGCTAAACGACATGATTAATCGCGCCTTGGCAGAGACGGACCAAGGGCATGCTGATAACACAGGATCCGATGTATGA
- a CDS encoding serine hydrolase domain-containing protein has translation MHSLARRALHICKVPQDLSSLIFRDSSGEHPERVNLSQGAVESIWQSVESLYRTGVHPGIQLSLRYRGEQVLHRSIGHVHGNGPNDGSGAPKIPMSTETPICYFSASKAVTALLIHMLAEQGLVNLMDPVSYYCPEFAKNGKRTITVHQILSHRGGIPAIPKDTPIDVLWNRDEVWRLLCEAKPVEVDGAKVAYHAITGGFVLQRVLEKVTGDTIENYLDKYLRKPMGMKWFTYGVAQDHVHELASNYATGPTPRFPVSWVVNRALGGDIKTVEQVTNDPRFQEAVIPAGNLCGTAEEMNRFFQMMLDGGMWQGKRICSELTIRRAIQQFGSMQLDRTMLVPMRFSAGMMLGGNPVGLWGPQSRHAFGHIGLINKMCWADSARDISVSLLNTGFPIVGHHIPSLARFVYTVTKQFPILPEQERRLTSV, from the coding sequence ATGCATTCACTCGCCCGTCGTGCTTTGCACATCTGCAAGGTGCCCCAAGACCTTTCCTCCCTTATTTTTCGTGACAGCTCAGGTGAACACCCTGAGCGTGTAAATCTGTCTCAAGGTGCGGTGGAGTCTATCTGGCAGAGTGTGGAGTCACTGTATCGTACCGGTGTTCATCCGGGTATACAGCTTTCGTTGAGGTACCGCGGCGAGCAAGTATTGCACCGGTCCATTGGCCACGTTCACGGCAACGGCCCGAATGATGGCTCGGGTGCGCCGAAAATTCCGATGAGTACGGAAACCCCTATTTGCTATTTTTCGGCATCCAAGGCTGTAACTGCGCTGCTCATCCATATGTTAGCGGAGCAAGGTCTGGTTAATCTGATGGACCCTGTGTCGTATTACTGCCCGGAGTTTGCGAAAAACGGTAAGCGCACCATCACCGTGCATCAGATTTTGTCGCACCGGGGTGGCATCCCCGCGATCCCTAAAGATACCCCCATTGATGTGCTGTGGAACAGAGACGAAGTGTGGCGTTTACTGTGTGAGGCCAAGCCGGTAGAAGTGGATGGCGCCAAGGTAGCCTATCATGCGATTACCGGCGGCTTTGTGCTCCAGCGGGTGTTGGAGAAAGTCACAGGTGACACCATCGAGAATTATTTGGACAAGTATCTGCGCAAGCCCATGGGCATGAAATGGTTTACCTACGGTGTGGCGCAGGACCATGTGCATGAATTGGCATCGAACTACGCCACCGGTCCAACGCCTCGTTTCCCCGTATCTTGGGTGGTGAATCGAGCTTTGGGGGGTGATATTAAAACCGTTGAGCAGGTAACCAATGACCCGCGTTTTCAGGAAGCGGTCATTCCGGCGGGTAACCTGTGTGGTACGGCGGAGGAAATGAACCGCTTTTTCCAGATGATGCTGGACGGCGGTATGTGGCAAGGCAAACGAATTTGTAGCGAGTTGACTATTCGTCGAGCCATTCAGCAATTTGGTTCCATGCAGCTGGACCGCACCATGTTGGTGCCTATGCGATTCAGCGCCGGGATGATGCTGGGTGGCAATCCGGTTGGTCTATGGGGACCGCAAAGCCGCCATGCGTTTGGCCATATTGGCCTGATCAACAAAATGTGCTGGGCGGACTCCGCTAGAGATATTTCGGTCAGTCTGCTTAACACCGGGTTCCCGATAGTGGGTCATCACATCCCGTCGCTCGCCCGATTTGTCTATACGGTTACCAAGCAGTTTCCAATACTGCCGGAGCAAGAAAGGCGGCTAACATCCGTATAA
- a CDS encoding sensor domain-containing diguanylate cyclase gives MSQEQPEDSGTVPLQANRSPLRRALWAVFVYLLVGLAWIQFSDQLAETWFQDARALSKVQTWKGFLFVGVTGLTLFIVMFRQLRKDRLLLLLQIRQRKVMREHERQLTVLLNNLPGMAFRFRNDLLGSFIFISDGCEELTGYSAEELMTKGSLSKSGLMGDERRMAIAQEAAESIRQQGFFSIEFPITRKCGRDIWVWARGTGLTDDDGSRLLEGIVLDVSKRKELEQELEELATKDALTGLLNRRELSRVLAEELERAHRYHRSLAVLLVDFDHFKKVNDGYGHAAGDLVLSTASQILEDSVRAVDSVGRFGGEEFVVVLPEKGQIEALDTAERLRQAVREKPVILATGERVLVTASIGVAVYPIHGTSVEELSAEADKAMYRAKMRGRDCVAIAQPAQPIHNETT, from the coding sequence ATGAGTCAGGAGCAACCAGAGGACAGCGGCACGGTGCCGTTGCAGGCAAATCGCAGTCCGCTGCGACGCGCGCTGTGGGCGGTCTTTGTGTACCTGCTGGTGGGCCTGGCCTGGATCCAGTTCTCCGATCAGCTGGCGGAAACTTGGTTTCAGGATGCCCGTGCGTTGTCGAAGGTTCAAACCTGGAAGGGCTTTTTATTCGTTGGCGTGACAGGCCTCACTTTGTTTATCGTCATGTTTCGCCAACTCCGCAAAGACCGGTTGCTTCTTTTGCTGCAGATTCGTCAGCGCAAGGTGATGCGTGAGCATGAGCGGCAGTTGACGGTTTTGCTGAATAACTTGCCCGGTATGGCTTTTCGCTTCAGAAATGATCTTCTTGGCAGCTTTATTTTTATTTCTGATGGTTGTGAAGAGTTGACCGGTTACAGCGCAGAAGAGCTGATGACAAAAGGCTCGCTCAGTAAATCGGGCCTGATGGGTGACGAACGCCGTATGGCGATAGCTCAGGAAGCAGCAGAATCGATTCGCCAGCAGGGTTTCTTTTCGATCGAATTTCCGATTACCCGAAAATGTGGACGGGACATTTGGGTTTGGGCCAGAGGGACCGGTTTGACCGACGATGATGGTTCTCGACTGCTTGAGGGGATCGTGCTGGATGTGTCCAAGCGAAAAGAACTGGAGCAGGAGCTCGAGGAGTTAGCCACAAAAGACGCGCTCACCGGGTTGCTGAACCGTCGGGAGCTGAGCCGCGTTCTTGCAGAGGAATTAGAGCGTGCGCACCGTTATCACCGGTCATTAGCAGTATTGTTGGTCGATTTCGATCATTTCAAAAAGGTAAATGACGGTTACGGCCATGCCGCCGGTGATCTTGTGTTATCCACCGCCAGCCAAATTCTGGAAGATAGTGTTCGTGCCGTAGATTCCGTAGGCCGATTTGGGGGCGAGGAGTTTGTGGTTGTCTTGCCGGAGAAGGGACAAATCGAAGCTTTGGATACGGCCGAAAGATTGCGACAGGCCGTACGTGAAAAACCGGTTATTCTGGCGACGGGTGAGCGTGTGTTGGTCACTGCAAGTATTGGTGTTGCGGTGTATCCGATACACGGTACGAGTGTCGAAGAGTTGTCAGCAGAGGCCGATAAAGCGATGTATCGGGCCAAAATGCGAGGGCGTGACTGTGTGGCCATAGCGCAGCCGGCACAGCCCATACATAATGAAACGACATAA
- a CDS encoding c-type cytochrome, whose amino-acid sequence MKPVSCAILALLSISLSSGCTKTSSPSEEVIEYARSATPENPETAEVYQRSCMACHGSGTSDAPLTGDTNAWQPRMKKGMDTLLNNVVSGTGGMPPYGLCMDCNAAEFQALITFMATPAQI is encoded by the coding sequence TTGAAACCTGTTTCGTGCGCTATCCTTGCGCTGCTGTCGATCAGCCTGTCATCTGGCTGCACAAAAACGTCCAGTCCATCTGAAGAGGTCATCGAGTACGCTCGCTCAGCGACCCCCGAGAACCCCGAAACTGCTGAGGTTTATCAGCGTTCCTGCATGGCTTGTCATGGCAGCGGTACCTCCGATGCGCCACTTACCGGGGATACGAATGCTTGGCAACCCCGCATGAAAAAAGGCATGGACACACTGCTGAATAACGTCGTGTCGGGCACGGGCGGCATGCCCCCTTATGGCCTATGCATGGATTGCAACGCCGCAGAATTCCAGGCGCTGATCACCTTCATGGCAACACCGGCACAGATATAG
- a CDS encoding D-arabinono-1,4-lactone oxidase — protein sequence MQRRQFLHLLVGSALASQAGWPELSHARTSSGQKTTIAGPMTWRNWSGSQNSNPSHRLAPRSISELLDILNDPAHKNAQIRPVGSGHSFSPLVPTNDVLVSLARLNGLLDHNDDLCRARIASGTLLGQLGQPLESINQALFNMPDIDQQSLGGLLATATHGTGAELMSLSGYIEGLTLVTAQGDVLACSRDRNPDIFQAARVGLGSLGFVTDVTLQNRRPYRLKKTTEWLAVEDILENADARATAHRNYEFFYIPFSGMGFTSTHDITDEPLSETDAIDQNDGARDLQQARDYLSWSPRLRRLILGSYMRTLSTEVKVASSWQNYTSARNVRFNEMEYHLPRDSWQAALREVIDTIESQFPEVFFPIEVRFVKSDDAWLSPFYQRDSVSIAVHRFIEEDHTPLFEAVEPILKRHGGRPHWGKLNTLTGADFESLYPQWQAFCEVREALDPNGRFLNPYLARLFSQPTRTG from the coding sequence ATGCAACGACGGCAGTTTTTGCATTTACTGGTAGGTAGCGCTCTTGCCAGTCAAGCGGGATGGCCCGAACTCAGCCATGCTCGAACGTCGTCCGGTCAAAAAACAACCATCGCAGGCCCAATGACTTGGCGAAATTGGTCCGGTTCGCAGAACTCGAACCCGAGCCACCGGCTCGCGCCGCGTTCGATCAGCGAACTGCTGGATATCTTGAACGACCCCGCCCACAAAAACGCCCAGATTCGCCCGGTCGGCTCCGGTCATTCGTTCTCGCCGTTGGTGCCCACCAACGATGTGTTGGTGTCACTGGCCCGCTTGAACGGTCTCCTCGATCACAACGATGACCTGTGCCGTGCCCGCATCGCCTCCGGCACGCTGCTAGGCCAACTTGGCCAACCTCTCGAAAGCATCAACCAAGCGCTCTTCAACATGCCGGATATTGATCAACAATCCCTCGGCGGCTTACTGGCAACAGCCACCCATGGCACCGGGGCTGAACTGATGAGTTTGTCGGGCTATATTGAGGGACTCACCCTGGTAACCGCGCAGGGAGATGTACTGGCGTGCAGCCGAGACCGGAATCCAGACATCTTCCAGGCAGCACGAGTCGGGCTAGGCAGTTTGGGCTTCGTAACCGATGTAACTCTGCAGAATCGGCGCCCCTACCGGCTCAAGAAAACCACCGAATGGTTGGCCGTCGAAGACATTCTCGAAAACGCCGACGCACGGGCCACAGCGCACCGAAACTACGAGTTCTTCTATATTCCGTTCTCGGGCATGGGTTTTACCAGCACCCACGACATCACCGATGAGCCGCTATCGGAAACCGACGCCATCGACCAGAATGACGGCGCCCGGGACCTCCAACAAGCCCGCGATTATCTGTCATGGTCGCCACGCCTTCGCCGGCTCATACTTGGTAGCTACATGCGCACCCTCAGTACCGAGGTAAAGGTAGCCTCGTCCTGGCAGAACTACACCAGCGCCCGGAACGTGCGTTTCAATGAAATGGAATATCACCTGCCGAGAGACAGTTGGCAGGCGGCGCTTCGTGAAGTAATCGATACCATCGAAAGCCAATTCCCCGAGGTGTTCTTCCCCATTGAGGTAAGGTTTGTAAAGTCAGACGATGCCTGGCTTAGCCCTTTTTACCAGCGCGATTCTGTTTCTATCGCCGTACATCGGTTCATTGAAGAAGACCATACGCCCTTGTTCGAGGCCGTGGAACCGATTCTGAAACGACATGGGGGAAGACCACACTGGGGCAAACTGAACACGCTCACCGGGGCCGATTTCGAGTCACTTTATCCGCAGTGGCAGGCATTTTGCGAAGTGAGGGAAGCACTTGATCCGAACGGCCGTTTCCTGAACCCCTATCTGGCTCGCCTGTTCAGCCAACCCACGAGGACGGGATAA